The region tgcaaaagaaCGAACTCCATTAAAATCATGCTCTATTTTGTATGATATCGCCCCCCTCACAAAACCTTGAAATAATTGTAATCAGTTCAATTCAATATACCACAGCAATATGTCCTGGATAACACCATAATTTGTTGCCAAACACTTCTAATCCATTTCACTTGCTTTCGcttctcctctttaaatctctttgTGGCCATATGGTTATATAACCGGGCAGTTTATAATCCAGATTAAATGtatccacattttcttttcgtcattttgcaaaacaaaaccctTTTGAAGGAAATGTAGTGtattgcttcttctttttttttttttttttttggagaatcTGTGTGAAGCTTATTTTTCGGGAAAttgttcaaaatgtgttttctaaacAGCcattgaattaatatttaaaatgacacagTGAGAGCGGTAGGTATTTTCCATTACTACGGCTTTAAAATCGTCCTGATGACGCTCGCTGGTCTTCTCCGTCCAGCTTCAGCCAGCAGCCTGTGCTCCGTGGAATAAACACGACGATGTTGTTGACTGCTGTGTTCTTTGTCAACTGAAAGAACGGCTCAGTTGAGAATAAACAATCCTGGATTTCACGTCTAATTAAGCTGGAGACAAATTGTAAGTGACTGTTTGAGTGTTGTTTTGACGTTTGCGCGCACTGCGAAACTACGTAGCTAATATGACAGTAAGCTAGTATGGGGTAACGTCAGCCAGGTAAATAACCCATGATCAGGGCGTTAGCATCTGTTATTTAACGTTTCATCTGCTGTAGTATTTTCGTTAGAATTATTGGAGATTGTAATCGTATCCTCGTTGTTTTTATGGTCTGTCGTCGAGGGAAAATGAATGGTTACACTTCATTTATAAGGGAAGTGTTGATACTTTGCTAGGTGGAAGCTAGCTTCGTTTGGTAGCGCTAgctactgtattttttattttttggcttattttttttatcaacattttgcGCTATGTGTGTCACACTTGAATGTtgcattatgttttattgttgatatAGAAGCAGGCGTGAAATTAGCACAGCAGTTTGATAGGTGGTGTGATTATGTAATATTTTCGCTTAGCTCTTTTAAGTTGAGCTAACGCTAGCCGTCTTGTTTGTGCTTTTACAGGCTGGTGGACGCTCGATTTTTACAGCTAAAGAAGTGGACCGGAGACCACGAAATGCCTCTGCTGTTTCTGGAGAGGTTTCCCTGGCCCAGCCTGCAGACCTACACTGCACTGAGTGTGGCTTTGCTGGCTGGCAGCATTTTCAGTGCCTATACTACTGTCACTGACCCAGGGTTTGGGGCCTTGGAAACTGATGACACGCCAGCTCCCTCTGATGTTGATCTTGAACATCTGAGCAATGCAGTTGGTAACACAGAACTGGCCAGAACTGTCTTGTGGTATCTAATTACAGACAGTCTGTTTGTATGGGTGAGTATCATCCACTTTGCAACTTTGCTATATTGTAGTAGCATGTTTGTTCATGATAAAAATTAATGGggacttcatttttttttctgtcctgacAGGTGCTAGTGAACACATTTTGCTGCTCTTTGATGTTAATTGCAAAAATGATTCAGTATGTGGTTTTTGGGCCCCTCAGAGTCAGTGAGAAGCAGGTGAGTTTTGTGTTGCCGTGCTCCAGTGTattgtgtttttcaacattgcaattttgcaactcaaatgttttcaatcaGTACAACTCCTATGTTTGAAAGTTAATTTAAGAAGATGTCAGAGAAAGTATTCGGGTTTTAGTAAAACACGGGTagacaaaatacaaatattaaacaagCCTCACCCATTTCTCTGTTTAAgatttgctatttttaaaatcaaagtttgtttgCGGATGTGCCATAAAGAAGTTAATGTTTTGGTTTAATCGTTTTTGACAGCATTAATAATCAATATAGAATATTAGCACAACCATAAATTATGTACAAGTATTATGAATAGTTTCCTTTCAGTGCATTATAGTTTGAGAATCGCATACTGACCTATTCATGGTTTTGTAGATCACAATAAACATTTGGGAATGGGAATCAGGACCTAATCTGTGTCTTGTCTTTTTGTGTATCAGCATCTTAAGGATAAATTCTGGAACTTCATCTTCTACAAGttcattttcatatttggaGTGTTGAATGTGCAAACCGTAGAAGAAGTGGTCATGTGGTGTTTGTGGTTCTCAGCCTTGGTCTTTCTCCATCTCATGGTTCAGCTCTGCAAAGATCGCTTTGATTATGTAAGTATGTTCAAATGTATATGTTTTCACTATGTGACTGGTTGCGTTTGAATTTCCCAGGGTTTTGACAGATTAAGGCaaagtagtatttttttttgtaccataCAGAATGGCCTCGGAATAATTTACAGAAAGTTTTCATAACATTGTATTGTGTTGTAAAAACTAACCCTGGTCAGGAAAATTATCATGACTGTTGGCAAATAACTACATGTATTACTGGGGCCCTGTGACTGTGCTGTGGTTCATTTCAATGCTATTGCTTGTAGAAAAACGCCACAAAAAAGACGGCTGCTTATTAAAACGCCATTTGTGTAGATGTCACtaatttgtgtatttcagtGATGATTTGAATATGCAAAAGCAATGCCCAACCCTAAAAtctcatttgaaaacatttagcacaggttagcaaaaggatttacattgagattttctttcattatgtGTACATATCAGTAATGTTTGTTGCCAAATATAGTAATGAAACCACAAGACAGTTTGCTTGCATGGTGTATCACTATCATGTATTACGTTTCAAAAGGTTCTAACTGTGAGGAAAACTGTCTGGCAGATGGGGGACAGGCTGTCTAATAAATTAGACTAAAGAACTCGGGTGACAGTCATTCACTCTACAATGGGTTTAGAGATTGGTACTCTACACACCTTCACATTACtctaagttgttgtttttaaaggtttacaGAAACTCTCCATGTAGATGTTTGTACTCTAGATCTATTAATAGTTCAAAGCTCTGGCCTGTTTGCTTACTGATACAGTTTCAGTCCCAACATTGACTTGTCCTGTACTAGTTTGTGCTGTCCAGGTTTAAGTGGGTATCAGATGTAATTCCCTACTCGCATGACATTTTATACAGGGTTTTTAATTGATATTGTACATACAATGGCAAGTTGACTGGCTTGGTATGTTAGAAAAGTAGTTTATTCCACCAGTTCTTATTGTGTAATTACGGTAAATGTCTTGcatgaacatattttgttttgtatgcaTACATTTACCCTTCCCTCATCTTTTGGGTTTTATTGTAGACTTGCTTTTACTCATAATGGTTTTAGCCTAAAGCTACTCTCTTGTTGTCACACCCagatgcttttctgtttttctcttcatgtaCATTTTCAGTAAAGATCAAACATTCAGGTTAAACAGCTGTAGACCAAAGATAAGAACGTTTAAGTCGTGTGAGAAAATATTGTAACCCACAAGACACCTGTGTACTTTCATGTAACTGAGCTGTTAAAATATGCAGAAACTGATCCACTTTTGCCTTCCATGCATAACAGATATTTAGATTAAGCTTACAGTTGTATAAGTAATGTGGACCTTGAAACATTTCAGGACTGCATGGCCTGTGGGAAACCAGCCACGATGAGCTGAAATGAGCACACATAAAATTGTGAGGTTTTTAGTTCTGATGAGCCAGaattacttgtgttttttaaattctttaacaTGGTGGGCTGCTGGTGGACTGCCCTAGTGCCCCCACCACTGGGCAtggcaggttttctgggggaaaccctgaccTGACTGCAGTCGTTACTATTACAGTGGTCCGACCAGGTTATTACTTTTAGgggaaatttgtttttcacattggGTTAAGCTAGCCtagaaaatcaaataatttgaaATCTCAATTTTGTATTGACATTAGTTTGAAATGAGTGACCTAAAAACActagctaaaaagaaaaaaaaaatcccaacataataatgctttttgtttttcttctctgtagCTTTCTTTCTCCCCATCAACCCCGATGAACAGCCATGTGAGAGTGCTGTGCCTGCTGGTCTCCCTGCTCCTGGACTGCTGTGGCCTGGCTGTGGTCTGTGGCCTGCTGGGAGCCTCCCATGGCATGCACACACTCTCCTTTATGGCTGCAGAGGTAATGGCCTTCAGTTACACCCCATTTAAAACATGGGAGATCTGCTTTTTTAACGTTGGAGAGCAcgctttgtttattttgcaaatcaTTTTTATCAATCTATATTGATAATattcagagtttttcttttgcagtgtCTGGTAATTTgacaatatatattttgattaatcagttaatgtttgattaaaatattttgcatgtgctcaatcaatacatttaattgtttaatcaaTTCGTAATGCTGTGAGATAGAGAGGCTTGTCATTTGAATAAATGAACTTGTTCCAGCTGTTCCTCAACTATGTGTTGCAACACCCTGGGGAAATTAGTGCTATTTTTATTGGTTATTAATATCTAAATCAAAGGTGACATCATGGAAAATATCTTATCTGTAAATGATCTCATTAGCTCCCCCTACACTCTCTTGATTTACCTGGCCCCAAATTttatgaacatttctgaatattttctcgCAGTTTGTTTGAAAGGCAAAATGGAGTTGTAAGATTTGTAGTGATTAGAATGGAAAGTGATTTACAAGAAATTACATTGTtgaaatttatatatttttttctcagtgtctgTTGGTGACGGTTCGCACTGGACATGTCATTATGAGGTAAGTCTGTTTAAAACCCTGACAGTCAGCCGCCTCCTCATGGGAGCAGCACCGATGAAGCCCAGCTCAAATTTAGAAATGGGCTAAACTTGGCaaccatgtttattttcttctggttCTGTTAGTACCTGAAGACATTCAGCAGAAACTCTGACATAACTTTTAAATTTAGCAATTTCCTTTCTTGCATTTAAATATCATTCAGACCTGTGCACGATTTTGAAGTGGAACGAAAGGAATTAATGAGCTTAAggttatttttgcttgttttcgggggtttttttagcaaatatgaaTCTGCAAAATGTGGGTTGCCCTGGCATTGAGTATCTTTTTACTCTGACAGCCttaattcaaattattattattatattaaaatcCAGTATAATTGAATGCCTTAATAGGTTTCCTCATTTGTGAATAGAGTTCCTGTGTATGTAATTTAAGCTTTATCTTGGaagagctgaatacaaatgcccACAACagattcagattatttttgaaaatataaaacattttttaacaaagtcaGTGAATGCCTTGTATGATTTTTTAACAGTTGTGTTTTATCCTCAGGTACTCCATCCATCTGTGGGATCTGAACCATCCAGGAACCTGGGAGAGCAAAGGCACCTACGTCTACTACACAGACTTCATCATGGAGCTGGCTATGCTCTTTCTGGATCTGATGCATCATATCCATATGCTGGTAAGGCAGGACATCAAACCAGTTTCTGAGCTAGAAATGAGAGTCTTGAACAGCAAACTAAGAGATCAACTGTAAGAATAGAGGCATTCAATGCATGTTGAGTCATACAACCCTCCAGGTGCATTTACACACCCGGATCACATGTTCAAatggaaaactgcagaaaacaacaaGTGTTCATTATGTGCTTTACTTTCACATTCAACATTTTGTACCCAATACagttcaaaaatgtaatttaaaacattgttcTACTGTTCGTCTACCTTACCTATCTATATGTTCATCTTGTTACAGCTGTTTGGTAACATCTGGCTGTCCATGGCGAGCTTGGTTATCTTTATGCAGTTGCGATATCTGTTCCATGAGGTCCAGCGGCGCATTCGCAGACACAAGAACTACCTTCGAGTCATCAACAACATGGAGGCCAGGTACTGAATCAAATGATGCTCTCTTTATTGATCCCGTTATTTAACTTGTATACTTCAAATGTCCTTAAGATTTAACAAAAGGTGTTGGCAAAAGCATGgcaaagctgtgtttttgatttttctgtcaataagttttcatactttttaaaaatatttttgttttgtggattGTAAAGAGATCTATCAACTGTGCTTTCCTTTTCTAAAATCTAgtactttaaaaagtcttagtGCTAAAACTGTAATCATGTGATTGTTAATCCTTTATCTACAGTAATTCCCATTAATACTTGCCCTTACAAATATTTGCGTATAAATTGCATTTTGTGCAGGTTTGCAATTGCTACTGCAGAGGAACTGGCTGCAAATGATGACGACTGCGCCATCTGCTGGGACACCATGCTAACAGCACGCAAACTGCCCTGTGGCCATCTTTTCCACAAGTAAACAAGCCagtgtttctgtcttttacatttgtttttaaaccctGTTTTGGACCAGGAGATTAAACCTTTGGGATGAAGTCTTTAACAAAGATGTGCTGGCCAAAACAGGTCTTATGCACTAAGCAAATGTAGTAATATCTGCATGATGGCTTTTCAGCTCTTGCTTGCGTTCGTGGCTTGAGCAGGACACGTCATGTCCCACATGTCGAACATCCCTGAACATTAATGGGGACGGAGCTCCTGGTGGAAACCAGCAGCAGGGTCCTGGGTTGGAAGACAACATTGGCCCAGTAGGTGCTGCTCCAGAAACTCGGCCACACATCAACCAACACAATCACTTCTTCCACTTTGATGGTAAGTCTGCCAGACACAGATCCAACAGTGAGTTGTGGAGGAAACCAAGACTCagctgttgttttctgtctaCGTGTTCTTACAGGATCTCGTATTGCCAGCTGGCTGCCCAGTTTTTCTGTTGAAGTAATGCATACTACAAATATCTTGGGCATGGCTCAGGCTAACAACTCCCAGCTTATGGCCATGGTAAGTTCTAATTTATAAACACATGTACTTTAACTGAGGACAGTCTATTGTCACTTTGGCCTATCTTCAACACttgttgaaacattttcttaatttgatGCAAATGTATCGGATGTTGGATAGCAACGGTTAAACACTAATATCATAAGGccatttttgtattaattatttGTGAGATATTTCTGAACAAAATAACTGTTGTAGAACTCCTAAGCTTGAACTttggaggaaaaatattttgtagtcATCTTGATCCTTGTGCTTCACTTGAAACGtctaaaaggagaaaaagaattGAGAAATTGTCCAgaacctgttttttttccccatttggtAGAACAAAAATAGTGCAACCAGACCCATCATTCTTCTGTTTGTATGAGCTACCTGGACATtgttagaaaataaatcattgaaCTATCTGTTAATCTATCTTTCTAATCATCCATTATTAGCATTCCTTACTTCCTTACAGtctgcattatttttgtttcatttacaaaACCTGATGACTgtagaaatatttgcataatAGTGAACTTTTGTATTTAATACAACTTGTTAGGAAACTTTGGAAATTTGTTAATGAAAAagtatgattttttaaatattatatattctaacacacctgaataaaataaatagctcaacaaaaaaccaaaataatgtGTTTCTGGTTCAAAAGGCCCATCAGATTCAGGAGATGTTCCCTCAGGTGCCCTCCTACCTTGTTATTCAGGACCTGCAGCTGACCCGTTCCGTTGAGGTCACTACAGACAACATTTTGGAAGGACGAATCCAGGTGCCTTTCCCTGCACAGGTTAGCGAAGCCATATTTCATGTTGAGCTTTCCATATGAACACGCAGGTTTGCTTTGTAGATATTCTCCTCTTGTTCTTATTTTCCTCTTGTTGTTAGGCCATAGAGCGCGGTCCGCTCCAGGGGGGCCAAGCAGAAGATGAGCAGCCAGGTCCCAGCGGAGAAGCAGAGCAGAACCCCAGTGAGTCAGATAACATGGAAGCCAGAGGCGGCCGCTTCTCCAAGTCTGCCGAGGAGAGGCAGAAGATGCTAAAgctgagaaaagaagaaatgctCCAGCAAGCGCGCAGGTTGGCTTTATTACATTTGAGTAGAGTATACTGAAGTTCAAATCCGATCCAATTTGTTTTGATGCTGAAATGCATTTAGTGgaagtaaaatagtaaaaaagtgattataaaacatttatcgcatgtttaatttcttttactttaaaaagtcagaTCTACATGAGATGTCTTAGGTTTGTGCCATGACGGTTAcctttttcatgttaaatttgcTTTCATAACGGTTCTTCCTGGCTCTCCTCCTCCACCTAGGAGATTTCTAAACAAGGGTGAAGAAGATAATGAGGAGGACTTGCCCAGACTGGAAGAGGACTCTCTCACACAACTGGACTCCACTGTGCTAAGGCGTAGAACcatggcagcagctgcagagagacGCATGCAACACCAAGAGGAACCTGCGCCCTGAAACACATGAAGGACTTGAGCAAGAAAGTATACCATTTCATCATCCTAAAAGGCAACAAGACCTATTTCAGCCTTTCCCCATTTGGTCTAGTCAATAGTTATCACCTTTGTAAAACTCTTAATTAAAAAGCATTGCAAATATGGCCTGTGGACTGTTCTGGGCAGCCTGAAGAAGGTGAGACTATTGAAAGTGGCCTCTGCTATTACATCCTGAATATTTGGAGCATAATAGAAAGTGATGGGTTGTGGCAAGTAAAAGACTTACAAGGTTGCATCGCCCTCCGTTCACATGCTACGCATTGCAACCACCAGCTTAGACAGTATCTGTCAATATTTGGACTCTCTGTCAAAAACGAGCACATTTTGCATTCAGACACAATTAcaagaacatattttttgagCGTTGTCAGAAAGTGTAATTTCTAGATGAAGCTCCTATGagtctttttattacttttggtCTCTTGCTTTGCTTATGGCAGAAACACCATATTCCTGATGAAGAAATTCATCTGATCTATTTGTGTGTACATTTTAATAGTTTCAACTGTGAAATAAGTagcaaagcttttatttcttaccTTGGAGTAAGAGAATGTCACTTTAATATTGGTCAGCCTTTCAGTCAACCATGAATGTTTCTATCAAAAGAAATGCtgcaaagtgtttttgttttgacccGCAAGGGTTGCTCTGTGTTAAGTGTTATGTCACCCATTGTAAACAGTTTgcattttgttatttaacaaGATGGGGAAAGTTTGGCATGTAAATCTTTTTCTGATACTGATTTTCAGCAAATGGGGACAGATAACATTTTTTGTGCAAGTACACTGGgtgttttcctctcttttaaaaatgaccCTCAACTGATGAGCAGGTAAATGTTTTCAGCTGAGTGTGGGGTTGTAAGTGATATTTGTAGGGCTTAAAGTTGTTtaatctgcagcagctgcacttGCTGCATCTTCCTGGTGGATGTTAAGCCACTCGTGAGAATCTTGAATACCTTAcctataaaaatttttttagtaCCTCAGCAAATTACTGGACCTAAAATGTTGTGCTTGTTTAACTTCTATAAATGGATTGAATTAAGATCTATAAAGAGACTTCTGGGTAACTCATTTGTGCTGCCATTGTGTAATCTGCAAACTAAAAAGGAAAACCTTAAAAGCCACTAACTTCATTTGTTTCAAAAGGACACCAATGGAGAAACTTTGTCTCTTGAAGCTTGAATGTGTTCCTGATTGAGACATATCAGTAGACAAAGGAGTGGAGATTGTGGATCACTGCAGTGTAttaaaaaagacagtttcaaaATGCATGAAATGTTGACAAGCCATTTTGTGTCCATACACCAAAGATCAGCCATAAAGCTTACACTAGAAGTTAAAGTGTTgtaattctttattttgtattaattttaGTTCCCTTGGTCGGGagtgctatataaatatataatccAGAAACtggaatttttttcagttttttacttaGCAACTTTAAAAGCCCATTACTTTTACCTGCTCATGGGTTCCTTTCATAACTATTACTAATTTAATCAAGAAtcagattttttcctttttttggatTGAGCTTTCCCATATTTTGTGCCTAAATCAAGGATGGTTTAGTTAATTTCTGTAAATctagtttttgtaaaatatgttgatatGGAAGACTCAATAAACAGAGCTACAGCTTTTCAAGAAAtgtgtatttctttctttttctgttttaaagagcATGGTATTGTAAAATGAAATTCCTTCAAACGCATTTTGCATGTACATCACCTTTGGGTTTATGGCTCCAACAAAATTGATTGATGGATGCCAAAGTTCCTGAGGGCCGACTCATAAAAGGACACGGGACTACTGTAGTATCTATTTAGATTGCCATAGTTGGATTGTTTCTGATGTCACTGGACTGCACCCTTAAACTCATAAAGATGTGTTGGTCATGACTGATCCAACTCAATGTGCCAGCTCACAATCGTTTACGATGTTAAACAATTCCTTCACTCCATAGTCATTTTATTGAGATGCCACAGTGCACAGATCATTTAGAAGTCCTAATTTTGCGAATCTATGTATTCGTGACAACGCATGGCTAGATGTTGACCCACGATGAAAGGAGAACTGACTGTGAGCGAGCCTTCGTTTGAGCCAAATGATGCGGATCCCAAACGAAGAGCCGCAATTCTCATCACCTCAACATCTATGCCACGTCATACGCTGTTGGGCGGAAGCGGCAGCGGCAGTAAGTATGAAGCCCAGCCTCATTTAGAACTAACGCGTATCCCTGTTCATTATATCCGTGTGGGAATTCAGCTGGTCAGTATCTCACTGGGGTTTTCACTGGTAAGCTAACAGTTCTGCTCGGTTATAAACTTTTAGTTGTAGTTGTATTTTGTACACTGGGAAGTAGAAGTTCCTGGAAACGGCTCGGTTAGGTCTGTTTGCGTGAGTTAAAGTGGCCTCGTGTAGGACAAAAGTAATTGAAAGCtaacaaattttacttttttaatatttatgtcaATGAAGGCGTTGTGTTGTCAAGGATATGTATTTTACAATGTAGACTCGctttcagttattgatttaCACAGTACATCCTTGTGTACTGTGTATTCTGGCTCATAGATGGGTTAAGAGcaataaagtgtaaaactacattattattattattattattattatacattatTAACATGGAAACTCAACTTAAGGTAGGGCTAAATCGGGAAAAGAGATGAACATTGTGGACTGTGCCTGGCCTCATCCTGGAAACTTAGAATCATGAATGGAGCGTCATAATGTCAAAGGATGTGTGTTAGTTGTAGGCGCGACTGTAATCTTGTTCAACTTGTTTCGTAAACTTCAGGgcctgaaaatgtttcacagaaGGAAGCTATAGTGGTCAGGTCAAAGTTTTGTGTCACCGAGCAAATATATTCACTCTCTGGACTGAACAAGTTGACatttaaactgaagaaaactgTATAAAGGTTTTGTGTCTTAAAATACcactatttttaatttgatgtcTTGTGTGTCTTCTAGACAGAGATTGTGGAATGCTGCTGGACGAGTCTCCACTTTTTGATCCCTCTTTGCTTCAGGAGTTGGACTGGAACAGCAACACCGTGTCCTTCTCTCCCCCCATCTCACCAACCAACCCAGGAGATGACCTGGAGCTCAGGCCGCTGtgcacagcagattttaatAAAGGTCAGTCAGGATTACTTATTTCAGATCTTTATATATACCTAAAAATCTGAATACTTCATTAGACACGAATCGTATTTTCAATTTGACAGGGAGATGTAATTGACTtcctttgttgcttttgttttccaggattttttgacattttagctCAACTTACCAAGACAGGCGATGTCACAGAAGAGCAGTTTGTTAGTAAGTGGCACTTAATGCtgcaaaataattaatttcttaataatttTACCATCAGTTTTTTCAAAGTCTTTGACTGCAAATCTTGCTACCacttttaaattcattaaaaccTACATCTGCAACATTGCCACACACTTGAGCAAttaggttaaaaaaatgttacttgtaatTTAATTCAACCATATATATTCATATACTTTATGGACTCATTACACACAGAATTCTATATTTCAGCAACAGGTGAGAAAAAACAGGTAAGGCTAGACAAAACTATACTGTAGTCAAAACTCAGACATAACACAGAATGATatgtttctgagaaaaaatCAAACTTCCTGCTGTGCACAAACTAGTTCCAGTTCTCCTGAGAAGGTACACCACAATAGACCATACACACTGAGAAGTGGTGGAAAAGGCCTTGGGGCAGTCACAATATAAACATCATAGCACACATTGTAGAAAACACACTAGATggaaaacattaataataaaaaaaggtttgtcTTTTAGAAAGgtgttctgttttctgtttgttctagGTAAGTTCAAGCACATGAAGACAACAGGAAACTACTATGTTGTCGTCGTCGAGGATAAAAAGCTGGGACAAATTATCGCCACAGCCACGCTGATCATTGAACACAAATTTATTCATTCCTGTGCCAAGGTACAGCACACTGATCAGGAAGCTTGGGTAATCCAGAGCAAAGAGCCATGATCTCTTTCGATTCTCCCTATCACCACTTATCAGTTACACATTAATGCACTGATTATTAAAACCCTAATATTCagtcagcttgttttttttttctcttttttttttacatatacattGCTTTTctaaaatcaacacaaataaatgtcaccttgtaaaaacaacagattctgaaaatgaacaaaatgaagaTCTGCTGCTTTACTTTATTTGTAGAGAGGCCGGGTGGAGGAGGTGGTTGTCAGTGACACATGCAGAGGGAAGCAGCTCGGGAAACTGTGAGTAGGCCTGTGCAAACCTGACAGCCCATATAGCTTTTATACTTATGAAAGAGATAAAGGgtaaatatttgctttgctGCTGCAGTAGCATTTAGTCAGAGTAAATGCGTAAGAAAGTACAAAATTGATGAAAACTTTACTGGCTTTCAAAAGTATGCACAATCCTTGTAAAATGCCATGTTTTCATCATGTGAAATAGTGAGATCaggataaatcattttaaagttttttcctCATATAGTGTGATGTCAATTTAATTATAATATGAAAAAGGCATtctaaaaatttaatgttttccccaaaactttaaaagatcAGACACAGGGAGATTAAGGAGGTTCCCAAAAATTTATAGCAAGTACTGGTTATGTTTAACATGCAAGAGCAATCTCCTGTACCCTGTCTGGATCAATAAATTGAAAGTTGTAAGCATGAATATCTCGTGTGGAAGGATGTATTTATAGTCGGATGAAACTAAACTTTGTGCCAcagttagaaaatgtttgacagaaaCATAACCAAAAGTGCCATTCCCGGAgttgaaacatggtggtggcagcatcataaaACAGGGTGactgttttttaattagttgTAGTCTCATTACATCACAAGACCTGGTATATTTTAAGAGGTATTTTGACCTTTGACAACCACTGTACATAAAATAgtttgtctctttcttcttgCAGGTTAATGTCAACGCTTACTCTTCTCAGCAAAAAACTTAACTGCTACAAAATCACTCTGGAATGTGCGCCCAAAAACGTGGCTTTCTACCAAAAATTCGGATATGCCTCCTCGGATGAAACTTACATGCAGTGCAGATTCTTCGACTGAGGagagctgcagctttaaccACCTCACAGTTTTTGGGGCATGGACCATTTTTACATCTGATATCAGCACTTGCAATGG is a window of Xiphophorus maculatus strain JP 163 A chromosome 4, X_maculatus-5.0-male, whole genome shotgun sequence DNA encoding:
- the amfr gene encoding E3 ubiquitin-protein ligase AMFR, with the protein product MPLLFLERFPWPSLQTYTALSVALLAGSIFSAYTTVTDPGFGALETDDTPAPSDVDLEHLSNAVGNTELARTVLWYLITDSLFVWVLVNTFCCSLMLIAKMIQYVVFGPLRVSEKQHLKDKFWNFIFYKFIFIFGVLNVQTVEEVVMWCLWFSALVFLHLMVQLCKDRFDYLSFSPSTPMNSHVRVLCLLVSLLLDCCGLAVVCGLLGASHGMHTLSFMAAECLLVTVRTGHVIMRYSIHLWDLNHPGTWESKGTYVYYTDFIMELAMLFLDLMHHIHMLLFGNIWLSMASLVIFMQLRYLFHEVQRRIRRHKNYLRVINNMEARFAIATAEELAANDDDCAICWDTMLTARKLPCGHLFHNSCLRSWLEQDTSCPTCRTSLNINGDGAPGGNQQQGPGLEDNIGPVGAAPETRPHINQHNHFFHFDGSRIASWLPSFSVEVMHTTNILGMAQANNSQLMAMAHQIQEMFPQVPSYLVIQDLQLTRSVEVTTDNILEGRIQVPFPAQAIERGPLQGGQAEDEQPGPSGEAEQNPSESDNMEARGGRFSKSAEERQKMLKLRKEEMLQQARRRFLNKGEEDNEEDLPRLEEDSLTQLDSTVLRRRTMAAAAERRMQHQEEPAP
- the gnpnat1 gene encoding glucosamine 6-phosphate N-acetyltransferase isoform X2 gives rise to the protein MKGELTVSEPSFEPNDADPKRRAAILITSTSMPRHTLLGGSGSGSKYEAQPHLELTRPENVSQKEAIVVRSKFCVTEQIYSLSGLNKLTYRDCGMLLDESPLFDPSLLQELDWNSNTVSFSPPISPTNPGDDLELRPLCTADFNKGFFDILAQLTKTGDVTEEQFVSKFKHMKTTGNYYVVVVEDKKLGQIIATATLIIEHKFIHSCAKRGRVEEVVVSDTCRGKQLGKLLMSTLTLLSKKLNCYKITLECAPKNVAFYQKFGYASSDETYMQCRFFD
- the gnpnat1 gene encoding glucosamine 6-phosphate N-acetyltransferase isoform X1, with translation MLLDESPLFDPSLLQELDWNSNTVSFSPPISPTNPGDDLELRPLCTADFNKGFFDILAQLTKTGDVTEEQFVSKFKHMKTTGNYYVVVVEDKKLGQIIATATLIIEHKFIHSCAKRGRVEEVVVSDTCRGKQLGKLLMSTLTLLSKKLNCYKITLECAPKNVAFYQKFGYASSDETYMQCRFFD